In Oncorhynchus clarkii lewisi isolate Uvic-CL-2024 chromosome 16, UVic_Ocla_1.0, whole genome shotgun sequence, one genomic interval encodes:
- the LOC139368276 gene encoding myc-associated zinc finger protein isoform X1, whose amino-acid sequence MDAAWSNFLFQTTPNQNQVEGTLQSELLPVHTASPQTPPTENIAQPPSTVDTAALNEEPLPVKTTSRPARVPHICAICSKQFKNNYNLRRHQSVHTGVRMRRAGEQEEGAKEVGGGAGPAQAVSGERAERHTVPLSLLHLSVPPPLPPPSMLASQLPALGSQDGEGVAMASVVARVNPHAPPAAVVMVAGATVQRPSNPNPNPVRKNHACETCGKAFRDVYHLNRHRLSHSDEKPFSCPICQQRFKRKDRMSHHVRSHQGGVEKPYVCPHCAKAFSRPDHLNSHVRQVHSSERPFKCPVLDTCESSFATRDRLRAHMIRHEEKVPCHICGKLLSAAYITDHMRVHNQSQHHSCHICNRSFTTLTYLRVHAQKHHGQEWKESAGGFGGTGSSGVLVCQLCGVHCKTPTQLQGHMGTHSTGGQGGSSGTVPASGASSSSVSLSNMVSAPTVYVNSNAVVDLLVSDCSSIQPQSHS is encoded by the exons ATGGATGCTGCTTGGAGCAATTTTCTCTTCCAG ACTACTCCCAACCAAAACCAAGTGGAGGGGACCCTCCAATCAGAACTCTTACCAGTCCATACTGCCTCTCCTCAGACCCCTCCCACAGAGAACATAGCCCAGCCTCCTTCCACGGTGGACACTGCTGCCCTCAATGAAGAACCCTTACCTG TGAAGACAACTTCCCGGCCTGCCCGTGTGCCACACATCTGTGCCATATGCAGCAAGCAGTTCAAGAACAACTACAACCTGCGGCGACACCAGTCGGTCCACACAGGGGTACGCATGAGGCGAGcaggggagcaggaggagggggcAAAGGAGGTTGGCGGTGGCGCAGGGCCGGCGCAGGCGGTGTCGGGAGAGAGGGCGGAGAGGCATACGGtccccctctccctgcttcaCCTCTCcgttcctccccctctcccccctcccagcATGCTGGCGTCCCAGCTGCCAGCTCTGGGTAGTCAGGATGGCGAAGGGGTTGCCATGGCGAGCGTAGTGGCTAGAGTTAACCCCcatgctcctcctgctgctgtcgTCATGGTGGCGGGGGCGACAGTACAG CGGCCATCGAACCCCAACCCGAACCCCGTGCGGAAGAACCACGCCTGTGAGACGTGCGGGAAGGCTTTCCGAGATGTGTACCACTTAAACCGACACCGTCTCTCCCACTCGGATGAGAAACCCTTCTCCTGCCCCATCTGCCAGCAGCGGTTCAAGAGGAAGGACCGCATGAGCCACCATGTGCGCTCTCACCAAGGCGGTGTGGAGAAACCATATGTGTGCCCTCACTGTGCCAAGGCTTTCTCCAG GCCTGATCATCTCAATAGTCATGTCAGACAAGTTCACTCATCTGAACGACCCTTCAAGTGTCCGGTACTTGAT ACGTGCGAGTCCAGCTTCGCCACGAGGGACCGGCTACGTGCTCATATGATCCGCCACGAGGAAAAGGTACCGTGCCACATCTGCGGCAAGCTCCTGTCGGCTGCCTACATCACCGATCACATGAGGGTGCACAACCAATCGCAGCACCATTCCTGCCATATCTGTAACCGCA GCTTCACCACTCTGACCTACCTGCGCGTACACGCCCAGAAGCACCACGGCCAGGAGTGGAAGGAGAGCGCTGGCGGCTTCGGCGGCACGGGCTCAAGTGGTGTTCTTGTGTGCCAGCTGTGCGGGGTGCATTGCAAGACCCCCACCCAGCTGCAGGGCCACATGGGCACCCACAGTACTGGGGGCCAAGGGGGTTCCTCCGGCACTGTTCCTGCTAGCGGGGCGTCCAGCTCCTCCGTGTCCCTCAGCAACATGGTGTCTGCCCCAACTGTCTACGTCAACAGCAACGCAGTGGTGGACCTGCTGGTGTCGGACTGCTCCAGCATACAACCTCAGTCCCACAGTTAG
- the LOC139368276 gene encoding myc-associated zinc finger protein isoform X2, translating to MDAAWSNFLFQTTPNQNQVEGTLQSELLPVHTASPQTPPTENIAQPPSTVDTAALNEEPLPVKTTSRPARVPHICAICSKQFKNNYNLRRHQSVHTGVRMRRAGEQEEGAKEVGGGAGPAQAVSGERAERHTVPLSLLHLSVPPPLPPPSMLASQLPALGSQDGEGVAMASVVARVNPHAPPAAVVMVAGATVQRPSNPNPNPVRKNHACETCGKAFRDVYHLNRHRLSHSDEKPFSCPICQQRFKRKDRMSHHVRSHQGGVEKPYVCPHCAKAFSRPDHLNSHVRQVHSSERPFKCPTCESSFATRDRLRAHMIRHEEKVPCHICGKLLSAAYITDHMRVHNQSQHHSCHICNRSFTTLTYLRVHAQKHHGQEWKESAGGFGGTGSSGVLVCQLCGVHCKTPTQLQGHMGTHSTGGQGGSSGTVPASGASSSSVSLSNMVSAPTVYVNSNAVVDLLVSDCSSIQPQSHS from the exons ATGGATGCTGCTTGGAGCAATTTTCTCTTCCAG ACTACTCCCAACCAAAACCAAGTGGAGGGGACCCTCCAATCAGAACTCTTACCAGTCCATACTGCCTCTCCTCAGACCCCTCCCACAGAGAACATAGCCCAGCCTCCTTCCACGGTGGACACTGCTGCCCTCAATGAAGAACCCTTACCTG TGAAGACAACTTCCCGGCCTGCCCGTGTGCCACACATCTGTGCCATATGCAGCAAGCAGTTCAAGAACAACTACAACCTGCGGCGACACCAGTCGGTCCACACAGGGGTACGCATGAGGCGAGcaggggagcaggaggagggggcAAAGGAGGTTGGCGGTGGCGCAGGGCCGGCGCAGGCGGTGTCGGGAGAGAGGGCGGAGAGGCATACGGtccccctctccctgcttcaCCTCTCcgttcctccccctctcccccctcccagcATGCTGGCGTCCCAGCTGCCAGCTCTGGGTAGTCAGGATGGCGAAGGGGTTGCCATGGCGAGCGTAGTGGCTAGAGTTAACCCCcatgctcctcctgctgctgtcgTCATGGTGGCGGGGGCGACAGTACAG CGGCCATCGAACCCCAACCCGAACCCCGTGCGGAAGAACCACGCCTGTGAGACGTGCGGGAAGGCTTTCCGAGATGTGTACCACTTAAACCGACACCGTCTCTCCCACTCGGATGAGAAACCCTTCTCCTGCCCCATCTGCCAGCAGCGGTTCAAGAGGAAGGACCGCATGAGCCACCATGTGCGCTCTCACCAAGGCGGTGTGGAGAAACCATATGTGTGCCCTCACTGTGCCAAGGCTTTCTCCAG GCCTGATCATCTCAATAGTCATGTCAGACAAGTTCACTCATCTGAACGACCCTTCAAGTGTCCG ACGTGCGAGTCCAGCTTCGCCACGAGGGACCGGCTACGTGCTCATATGATCCGCCACGAGGAAAAGGTACCGTGCCACATCTGCGGCAAGCTCCTGTCGGCTGCCTACATCACCGATCACATGAGGGTGCACAACCAATCGCAGCACCATTCCTGCCATATCTGTAACCGCA GCTTCACCACTCTGACCTACCTGCGCGTACACGCCCAGAAGCACCACGGCCAGGAGTGGAAGGAGAGCGCTGGCGGCTTCGGCGGCACGGGCTCAAGTGGTGTTCTTGTGTGCCAGCTGTGCGGGGTGCATTGCAAGACCCCCACCCAGCTGCAGGGCCACATGGGCACCCACAGTACTGGGGGCCAAGGGGGTTCCTCCGGCACTGTTCCTGCTAGCGGGGCGTCCAGCTCCTCCGTGTCCCTCAGCAACATGGTGTCTGCCCCAACTGTCTACGTCAACAGCAACGCAGTGGTGGACCTGCTGGTGTCGGACTGCTCCAGCATACAACCTCAGTCCCACAGTTAG
- the LOC139368276 gene encoding myc-associated zinc finger protein isoform X3 produces the protein MDAAWSNFLFQTTPNQNQVEGTLQSELLPVHTASPQTPPTENIAQPPSTVDTAALNEEPLPVKTTSRPARVPHICAICSKQFKNNYNLRRHQSVHTGRPSNPNPNPVRKNHACETCGKAFRDVYHLNRHRLSHSDEKPFSCPICQQRFKRKDRMSHHVRSHQGGVEKPYVCPHCAKAFSRPDHLNSHVRQVHSSERPFKCPVLDTCESSFATRDRLRAHMIRHEEKVPCHICGKLLSAAYITDHMRVHNQSQHHSCHICNRSFTTLTYLRVHAQKHHGQEWKESAGGFGGTGSSGVLVCQLCGVHCKTPTQLQGHMGTHSTGGQGGSSGTVPASGASSSSVSLSNMVSAPTVYVNSNAVVDLLVSDCSSIQPQSHS, from the exons ATGGATGCTGCTTGGAGCAATTTTCTCTTCCAG ACTACTCCCAACCAAAACCAAGTGGAGGGGACCCTCCAATCAGAACTCTTACCAGTCCATACTGCCTCTCCTCAGACCCCTCCCACAGAGAACATAGCCCAGCCTCCTTCCACGGTGGACACTGCTGCCCTCAATGAAGAACCCTTACCTG TGAAGACAACTTCCCGGCCTGCCCGTGTGCCACACATCTGTGCCATATGCAGCAAGCAGTTCAAGAACAACTACAACCTGCGGCGACACCAGTCGGTCCACACAGGG CGGCCATCGAACCCCAACCCGAACCCCGTGCGGAAGAACCACGCCTGTGAGACGTGCGGGAAGGCTTTCCGAGATGTGTACCACTTAAACCGACACCGTCTCTCCCACTCGGATGAGAAACCCTTCTCCTGCCCCATCTGCCAGCAGCGGTTCAAGAGGAAGGACCGCATGAGCCACCATGTGCGCTCTCACCAAGGCGGTGTGGAGAAACCATATGTGTGCCCTCACTGTGCCAAGGCTTTCTCCAG GCCTGATCATCTCAATAGTCATGTCAGACAAGTTCACTCATCTGAACGACCCTTCAAGTGTCCGGTACTTGAT ACGTGCGAGTCCAGCTTCGCCACGAGGGACCGGCTACGTGCTCATATGATCCGCCACGAGGAAAAGGTACCGTGCCACATCTGCGGCAAGCTCCTGTCGGCTGCCTACATCACCGATCACATGAGGGTGCACAACCAATCGCAGCACCATTCCTGCCATATCTGTAACCGCA GCTTCACCACTCTGACCTACCTGCGCGTACACGCCCAGAAGCACCACGGCCAGGAGTGGAAGGAGAGCGCTGGCGGCTTCGGCGGCACGGGCTCAAGTGGTGTTCTTGTGTGCCAGCTGTGCGGGGTGCATTGCAAGACCCCCACCCAGCTGCAGGGCCACATGGGCACCCACAGTACTGGGGGCCAAGGGGGTTCCTCCGGCACTGTTCCTGCTAGCGGGGCGTCCAGCTCCTCCGTGTCCCTCAGCAACATGGTGTCTGCCCCAACTGTCTACGTCAACAGCAACGCAGTGGTGGACCTGCTGGTGTCGGACTGCTCCAGCATACAACCTCAGTCCCACAGTTAG